A stretch of the Janthinobacterium sp. B9-8 genome encodes the following:
- the agaV gene encoding PTS N-acetylgalactosamine transporter subunit IIB, protein MAGPNILLTRIDNRLVHGQVGVTWVGSLGANLVLVANDAAAADPVQQNLMDMVVSDGVQTRYFTLQKTIDVIHKAAAHQKILLVCKTPQDVLTLVKGGVPIHAVNVGNMHFAEGKRQIHKTVSVDDADVQAFRELAELKVVCEIRRVPDESGDLVSKLL, encoded by the coding sequence ATGGCTGGGCCAAATATTTTACTTACCCGTATCGATAATCGCCTCGTGCATGGTCAGGTGGGTGTGACTTGGGTGGGTAGCCTTGGGGCGAATCTGGTGCTGGTGGCCAATGACGCCGCTGCTGCCGATCCGGTGCAGCAAAACTTAATGGATATGGTGGTCAGCGATGGCGTGCAAACGCGCTATTTCACCCTGCAAAAAACCATCGATGTGATTCATAAAGCGGCGGCGCATCAAAAGATTTTACTGGTGTGCAAAACCCCGCAGGATGTGCTGACGCTGGTGAAAGGTGGCGTGCCGATTCATGCCGTGAATGTGGGCAATATGCATTTTGCCGAAGGAAAGCGGCAAATTCATAAAACAGTGTCGGTGGATGATGCCGATGTGCAAGCTTTTCGCGAGCTGGCTGAACTTAAGGTGGTTTGCGAAATTCGTCGAGTGCCCGATGAATCGGGTGATCTTGTTTCTAAACTGCTGTAA
- the bamC gene encoding outer membrane protein assembly factor BamC produces MMLQIKTSSRLIAIGLCIAMAGCTTDQLLLQKKVDYRSGSDNIGKNNLELPPELTTPASNNHFNVQQSTVLSSVAPANASATQAVLAAGSRAKIVQAGNQRWLVVKGDPEKLWPEIHEFWLDNGFLLTLDNPAIGIMETDWLENRAKLPKDLMTRMISKISDRILSTGELDRYRTRVERGSEPGTSEIYISHRGMMEVYSKDGSSDAATSLSKNSDNNKTIWTPKKPDPEMEVEMLSLLLQRFGLDQATAQAVVTKPYQAPAAASLIDNGKALTIADNFDRAWRRVGLALDRSGYVVYDRDRSKGVYMIRRADTDIGGEDNSSFFSKLAFWKKDATPEQKQANEYEVRLVEGINQTKLTVTSKNKSDDNGKILSALLSELK; encoded by the coding sequence ATGATGCTCCAGATAAAAACATCCTCACGACTTATCGCCATCGGCCTGTGTATTGCAATGGCAGGCTGCACCACAGATCAACTCTTGCTGCAAAAAAAAGTGGATTACCGTAGCGGCAGTGACAATATCGGCAAAAATAATTTAGAGCTTCCACCCGAGCTCACCACGCCAGCCAGCAACAATCACTTTAATGTGCAGCAAAGCACCGTACTCAGCAGCGTAGCTCCGGCTAATGCAAGCGCTACTCAAGCGGTTTTAGCCGCTGGCAGCCGCGCCAAGATTGTTCAGGCGGGTAATCAGCGCTGGTTAGTCGTGAAGGGCGATCCTGAAAAACTATGGCCGGAAATCCATGAGTTCTGGCTGGATAACGGCTTTTTGCTGACGCTGGATAATCCAGCCATCGGCATTATGGAAACAGACTGGCTGGAAAACCGTGCCAAGCTGCCAAAAGACTTAATGACACGGATGATTTCTAAAATCTCTGATCGCATTTTGTCGACAGGCGAGCTTGATCGCTACCGCACCCGCGTAGAGCGTGGCAGCGAGCCGGGCACGAGCGAGATCTATATCTCGCACCGCGGCATGATGGAGGTTTATAGCAAGGATGGCAGCAGCGATGCCGCCACCAGCCTTAGCAAAAACAGCGACAATAATAAAACCATCTGGACGCCTAAAAAGCCTGATCCGGAAATGGAAGTCGAAATGTTGTCCCTGCTGCTGCAACGCTTTGGCCTCGATCAAGCCACGGCACAAGCGGTAGTGACTAAGCCCTATCAGGCTCCAGCCGCCGCTAGCCTGATCGACAACGGCAAAGCCCTGACCATTGCTGACAATTTTGATCGCGCATGGCGACGTGTTGGCTTGGCGCTGGATCGCTCAGGCTATGTGGTTTACGACCGCGATCGCAGCAAGGGCGTCTATATGATTCGACGTGCGGATACTGATATCGGCGGCGAAGACAATAGCAGCTTCTTCAGCAAACTGGCTTTCTGGAAAAAAGACGCCACACCAGAACAAAAACAAGCCAATGAATACGAAGTGCGCTTGGTGGAAGGGATCAACCAAACCAAGTTAACCGTCACTTCTAAAAACAAGAGCGATGACAACGGCAAAATTCTTTCTGCCCTACTGAGTGAATTGAAATAA
- the agaW gene encoding PTS N-acetylgalactosamine transporter subunit IIC — MLFEALLIALLAGVAGVDLFDGLTHMHRPVVIGPLVGLILGDVQTGLLVGGTLELVWMGMVPLAGAQPPNVVIGGIIGTSFAILTKAEPTVAIGVAVPFSIAVQGCITLLFTAFSPMMHKCDEMVKRGNWRGIEWVNYLGMITLFVFYFVMAFLPIYFGAEAAGAAVQKAPKWVLDGLSVAGGMMPAIGFALLMKIMLKTNYIAYFIMGFVAVTYLKLPILAVALGALAIAMADYFNQNRAQPQAARNVEVDDGI; from the coding sequence ATGCTATTTGAAGCCTTATTGATTGCGCTGTTGGCAGGTGTGGCGGGGGTCGATTTATTTGACGGCCTAACGCATATGCACCGGCCCGTGGTGATTGGCCCTTTGGTAGGGCTGATTTTAGGTGATGTGCAAACCGGCTTGCTGGTGGGCGGCACTTTAGAGCTGGTTTGGATGGGCATGGTGCCGCTGGCTGGGGCGCAGCCGCCCAATGTGGTGATAGGCGGGATTATCGGCACGTCTTTTGCCATTTTGACCAAGGCCGAGCCTACGGTGGCGATTGGCGTAGCGGTGCCGTTTTCGATTGCGGTGCAAGGCTGCATTACCCTGCTCTTTACCGCGTTTTCGCCGATGATGCACAAGTGTGACGAGATGGTGAAGCGAGGTAATTGGCGTGGCATCGAGTGGGTGAATTACCTTGGCATGATCACGCTGTTTGTCTTTTACTTTGTGATGGCTTTTTTGCCTATTTATTTTGGGGCCGAAGCGGCGGGTGCTGCGGTGCAAAAAGCGCCGAAATGGGTGTTGGATGGCTTGAGCGTAGCAGGTGGCATGATGCCGGCGATTGGTTTTGCGCTGCTGATGAAAATCATGCTTAAAACCAATTACATCGCTTATTTCATTATGGGTTTTGTGGCGGTCACTTATCTAAAACTGCCGATTCTAGCAGTGGCATTGGGCGCTTTAGCGATTGCAATGGCCGATTACTTTAATCAAAACCGCGCACAGCCTCAAGCTGCCCGCAATGTGGAGGTGGATGATGGGATTTAA
- the nagA gene encoding N-acetylglucosamine-6-phosphate deacetylase gives MPCKPLRLRAARVLAEQGWLEHAVVEIDAAGLIAAIVPQGEFDLDLGPVWLMPALIDSHVHGAAGFDTMDASSEALDQISMHFARFGVGAFLATTVTAPLPAIEAALREVKASRERGLPGAELIGSYLEGPYFTAKCCGAHPIQWMRPLDIAELQHWLDIAGDSLHTVALAPELAGSDEAIAWLRRKGIRVLIGHSDASYDQTRQALHAGAQGIVHCYNGMRGLHHRDPGVVGAGLTSPCDIEMIADGHHVHPAAVQIALSCCGEERLVLITDAMRATGMADGPYELGEMHVTMQNGVVRTEAGGLAGSTLHLIDAVRHAKEWLGLPLERAWALASRNPARSMGLTDLGRIAIGKKASFTVITPELEVVETWVKGVRIVC, from the coding sequence ATGCCTTGTAAACCGCTACGCCTGCGTGCTGCACGGGTCTTGGCGGAGCAGGGCTGGCTGGAGCATGCGGTGGTCGAGATCGATGCTGCAGGCCTGATTGCCGCCATCGTGCCTCAGGGCGAATTTGATCTTGATCTGGGGCCGGTTTGGCTGATGCCTGCTTTGATCGATAGCCATGTGCATGGCGCGGCAGGTTTTGACACCATGGATGCTAGCAGCGAGGCGCTTGATCAGATCTCGATGCACTTTGCCCGCTTTGGCGTAGGGGCTTTTTTAGCCACCACCGTAACCGCGCCGCTGCCTGCGATTGAAGCAGCGCTGCGTGAGGTAAAAGCCAGCCGAGAGCGGGGTTTGCCAGGGGCCGAGTTAATCGGCAGCTATCTGGAAGGCCCGTATTTTACCGCCAAATGCTGCGGCGCACATCCCATTCAGTGGATGCGCCCTTTAGATATCGCCGAGCTGCAGCACTGGCTGGATATTGCAGGGGACTCTTTGCATACCGTGGCGCTTGCGCCTGAGTTAGCAGGCTCAGATGAGGCCATTGCCTGGCTGCGCCGTAAGGGCATCCGCGTGCTGATCGGCCATAGTGATGCGAGCTATGATCAAACGCGGCAAGCCTTGCATGCGGGTGCTCAGGGGATTGTGCATTGCTATAACGGCATGCGCGGTCTGCATCACCGCGATCCGGGCGTGGTGGGAGCCGGGCTAACATCACCATGTGATATCGAAATGATCGCCGACGGCCACCATGTTCATCCTGCCGCTGTGCAAATTGCTTTATCTTGCTGTGGTGAAGAGCGCTTAGTGCTGATCACCGACGCCATGCGCGCAACCGGCATGGCCGATGGCCCTTACGAGCTGGGCGAGATGCATGTGACCATGCAAAACGGCGTGGTGCGCACCGAGGCTGGCGGTTTAGCGGGCAGCACGCTGCATCTGATTGATGCAGTTCGCCACGCAAAAGAATGGCTGGGCCTGCCACTGGAGCGGGCATGGGCGCTCGCCAGTCGTAATCCGGCCAGATCAATGGGATTGACTGATTTAGGCCGTATTGCGATTGGCAAAAAGGCGAGCTTTACGGTGATCACACCCGAGCTGGAAGTGGTGGAAACTTGGGTGAAGGGTGTGAGGATTGTTTGCTAG
- the dapA gene encoding 4-hydroxy-tetrahydrodipicolinate synthase has product MLTGSLVAIVTPMFEDGSLDFASLRKLVDWHIEQGTDGIVAVGTTGESPTVDVDEHIEIVRVVVEQAAGRVPVIAGTGANSTREAINLSLRAKAAGADYGLSVVPYYNRPTQEGMYQHFKAITEQSELPTILYNVPGRTVADLSNDTALRLAELPFIVGIKDATGNLERAADLVKRAPKDFALYTGDDASAMAFMLIGGHGVITVTGNIAPKQMHLLCKKAIEGDAAGAREMNDPLQDLHKHLFIEANPIPVKWALEQLGFIQAGIRLPLTPLSQGAQAVVSEAMTAAGLTH; this is encoded by the coding sequence ATGCTGACAGGTAGTCTGGTGGCGATTGTCACCCCCATGTTCGAGGACGGAAGCCTCGATTTCGCGAGCCTTAGAAAACTCGTCGACTGGCATATCGAACAAGGTACCGACGGCATTGTTGCCGTAGGGACCACGGGAGAGTCGCCAACGGTTGATGTAGATGAGCACATTGAAATTGTTCGTGTTGTAGTTGAACAAGCCGCAGGCCGCGTACCGGTGATTGCAGGTACAGGGGCTAATTCAACCCGTGAAGCGATTAATCTGTCACTACGAGCCAAAGCGGCCGGTGCAGATTATGGTCTTTCCGTTGTGCCTTACTACAACCGCCCAACGCAAGAAGGGATGTACCAGCACTTTAAAGCCATCACAGAACAAAGCGAGCTGCCGACCATTCTTTATAATGTGCCCGGCCGTACAGTCGCTGATCTATCCAACGATACCGCCTTACGTCTCGCAGAATTGCCCTTTATCGTCGGTATTAAAGATGCGACCGGCAATCTGGAGCGTGCTGCCGATTTAGTTAAACGTGCACCTAAAGACTTCGCCCTTTACACTGGCGACGATGCCTCGGCCATGGCCTTTATGCTGATTGGCGGCCACGGTGTCATTACAGTTACAGGTAATATCGCCCCCAAACAAATGCATTTGCTCTGCAAAAAAGCCATTGAAGGCGATGCAGCCGGTGCGCGTGAAATGAACGATCCGCTGCAAGATTTGCATAAGCATTTATTTATTGAAGCAAATCCTATTCCTGTGAAATGGGCTTTAGAGCAGCTTGGTTTCATTCAGGCTGGCATTCGCTTGCCCCTCACTCCTCTTTCACAAGGTGCACAAGCCGTGGTTTCTGAAGCCATGACCGCCGCCGGACTGACTCACTGA
- the agaF gene encoding PTS galactosamine/N-acetylgalactosamine transporter subunit IIA, which yields MIALILTGHGRIASGTYEAIVQVFGEQAQLIAVDFPEGNSTAVLDASLRQALTAVDQGAGVVFVCDLLGGSPFRMAATIAQERSDIEVVAGLNLQMFAEMLFERDEVSDVAEFRQRLVAAGKSGVVSLAERLARKRVESADAL from the coding sequence ATGATTGCCTTAATTTTGACAGGTCATGGCCGCATCGCCAGCGGCACTTATGAAGCGATTGTGCAGGTGTTTGGTGAGCAGGCGCAGCTGATTGCGGTGGATTTCCCTGAAGGCAACAGCACGGCGGTGCTCGATGCTTCTTTAAGGCAGGCGCTGACCGCGGTGGATCAGGGGGCGGGCGTGGTGTTTGTGTGCGATTTATTGGGCGGATCGCCTTTCAGGATGGCGGCGACCATAGCCCAAGAGCGTAGCGATATTGAAGTGGTGGCAGGGCTGAATTTGCAAATGTTTGCCGAGATGTTGTTCGAGCGTGATGAAGTCAGCGACGTGGCCGAGTTTCGCCAGCGGCTAGTTGCAGCAGGCAAAAGCGGTGTGGTCAGCCTTGCCGAACGCCTTGCCCGCAAGCGTGTGGAGTCTGCTGATGCCTTGTAA
- a CDS encoding serine/threonine protein kinase: MNTIPPFANLTPDCVMNAIDSLGLPCDGRLLALNSYENRVYQVGQDDGPPLVAKFYRPERWSREAILEEHAFTLELFERELPVVPPIIHQGNTLHSFEGFQFAIFNKHGGRAPELESASTLEWMGRFIGRIHAVGALAPFVHRPALNIETFGTGPRDFLLSHDFIPASLKPAWESAVALALDGVRHSFDRAGDVAHIRVHGDCHIGNVLWTDAGPHFVDFDDSRSAPAVQDLWMLLSGDRQEMSRQLVDVLIGYEDFCDFDPRELHLIEALRTLRLIHYSGWLARRWHDPAFPAAFPWFNTEHYWQDRILELREQIALMDEPPLVV; this comes from the coding sequence ATGAATACTATCCCTCCATTTGCCAATCTCACGCCCGATTGCGTGATGAACGCCATCGACAGCCTTGGCCTGCCTTGCGACGGCAGGCTGCTTGCGCTTAATAGCTATGAAAACCGTGTGTATCAAGTGGGCCAAGACGATGGCCCGCCGCTGGTGGCTAAGTTTTATCGGCCAGAACGCTGGAGCCGTGAAGCCATCCTCGAAGAGCACGCTTTTACGCTTGAGCTATTTGAGCGCGAGCTGCCGGTTGTGCCGCCCATTATTCATCAGGGCAATACACTACACAGCTTTGAAGGCTTTCAATTTGCGATTTTTAATAAGCACGGTGGCCGCGCACCCGAGCTGGAATCGGCGTCGACTTTAGAATGGATGGGGCGCTTTATTGGCCGGATTCATGCCGTGGGCGCACTCGCCCCCTTTGTTCATCGCCCTGCGCTCAATATCGAAACCTTTGGCACCGGCCCGCGTGATTTTCTGCTCAGCCATGACTTTATCCCCGCCTCGCTCAAACCCGCATGGGAAAGCGCTGTTGCCCTTGCGTTGGATGGCGTGCGCCACAGCTTTGATCGAGCGGGTGATGTGGCCCATATCCGGGTGCATGGCGATTGCCATATTGGCAATGTGCTGTGGACCGACGCTGGCCCGCACTTTGTAGACTTTGACGACAGCCGCAGCGCGCCTGCCGTACAGGATTTATGGATGCTGCTGTCAGGCGACAGACAAGAAATGAGCCGCCAGCTAGTCGATGTGCTGATCGGCTACGAAGACTTCTGCGATTTTGACCCGCGTGAGCTGCATTTAATAGAAGCGCTGCGCACCTTGCGCCTCATTCACTACTCAGGCTGGCTGGCCCGCCGCTGGCATGATCCGGCCTTCCCTGCTGCGTTCCCCTGGTTTAATACCGAGCATTACTGGCAAGACCGCATCTTAGAATTACGCGAACAAATCGCCTTAATGGATGAGCCACCGCTAGTGGTTTAA
- a CDS encoding D-tagatose-bisphosphate aldolase, class II, non-catalytic subunit: protein MSYLIEMIAQHKAGQANGIYSICSAHPLVLEAALQQGLQDDSYILIEATSNQVNQFGGYTGMKPADFKNYVFAIADKVGFAKARIILGGDHLGPNAWQKEPAAQAMAKAAEMVSAYVLAGFRKIHLDCSMSCAGDPVPLSDATVAKRAAALCQVAEGAWHTAGGEAPVYVIGTEVPVPGGAQESLDAVEVTSAEAAAQTLAVHQQVFAEAGCAAAWPRVIAMVVQPGVEFDHHKVVRYQRDKATALSEFIAKEALVFEAHSTDYQTEASLRALVQDHFAILKVGPGLTFALREAMFALDAIEREAIGEFAASHLKDTLTQVMKEEPDYWLAYYDQAGHQQYLDRNYSLSDRIRYYWPHPEVSAAAAKLFDNLRRQPPLPTLISQYLPEQAKKISAGLLPAEPEAWVVDKIMEVTQLYARACGMEAQS, encoded by the coding sequence ATGTCTTATTTAATAGAAATGATCGCGCAGCATAAAGCAGGGCAAGCTAATGGTATTTATTCAATTTGCTCTGCCCATCCGCTGGTTTTAGAGGCGGCATTGCAGCAGGGCCTGCAAGACGATAGTTATATTTTAATTGAAGCCACTTCTAACCAAGTCAATCAGTTTGGTGGCTATACCGGCATGAAGCCGGCCGATTTTAAAAACTATGTATTTGCAATTGCCGATAAAGTGGGATTTGCAAAGGCGCGCATTATTTTAGGCGGAGATCATTTAGGCCCAAATGCCTGGCAAAAAGAGCCAGCAGCTCAGGCCATGGCCAAGGCCGCCGAAATGGTCAGCGCCTATGTATTGGCAGGCTTTCGCAAAATTCATTTAGATTGCTCGATGTCGTGCGCAGGCGACCCTGTGCCGCTGAGCGATGCCACGGTGGCCAAACGCGCCGCGGCTTTGTGTCAGGTGGCCGAAGGCGCTTGGCATACCGCAGGAGGGGAAGCGCCTGTGTATGTGATCGGCACCGAAGTGCCGGTGCCGGGCGGTGCGCAAGAATCACTGGATGCTGTGGAAGTCACCTCGGCAGAGGCCGCAGCGCAAACCTTGGCCGTGCATCAGCAGGTATTTGCCGAGGCAGGCTGCGCGGCAGCTTGGCCTCGGGTGATTGCGATGGTGGTGCAGCCGGGTGTTGAGTTTGATCATCATAAGGTGGTGCGTTATCAGCGTGATAAGGCCACCGCGCTGAGTGAATTTATTGCCAAAGAAGCTCTGGTGTTTGAGGCGCACTCCACCGATTACCAAACAGAAGCCTCGCTTCGGGCGCTGGTGCAAGATCACTTTGCCATTTTAAAAGTCGGCCCGGGCTTAACGTTTGCCCTGCGTGAGGCGATGTTTGCGCTGGATGCGATTGAGCGTGAAGCCATAGGTGAATTTGCCGCTTCGCATTTAAAAGACACGCTTACTCAGGTGATGAAAGAAGAGCCGGATTACTGGCTGGCTTATTACGATCAGGCCGGGCATCAGCAGTATCTGGATCGCAATTACAGCTTGTCTGACCGGATTCGTTACTACTGGCCGCATCCTGAAGTGAGCGCGGCAGCAGCAAAACTCTTTGATAATTTACGCCGCCAGCCGCCGCTGCCTACCTTAATCAGCCAATACCTGCCTGAGCAGGCCAAAAAGATCAGCGCAGGCCTGTTGCCTGCCGAGCCTGAAGCATGGGTGGTGGATAAAATCATGGAAGTTACCCAGCTCTACGCTCGTGCTTGCGGCATGGAGGCACAATCATGA
- a CDS encoding SIS domain-containing protein → MNYLNYEQSVLADRGAVHTAREISQQPRLWRELMTGLIQDKLAWKAWMLDVLSTPNLRIILCGAGTSAFAGRTLEPWLRASFGLAAEAISTTDIVSQPLAYLDPSRPTLMVSFARSGNSPESVAAVNLANQLLPYCRHLVLTCNPEGELAKYSQDNPLAYCVLMPEGANDQSFAMTSSFSCMFVAAAMMLTPGILLSRAKEQVETVAAFCESQLESWASQAKMLAGKGFKRVIYLGSGEMAGLAEEAALKMLELSAGKIATRFDSTLGVRHGPKFMIDSQSCVVMFMAAADSYTRSYDNDLQAEVIANGIAQQVVALGPKSSAALPLIEIAIEGVDELYLSLPYLLFAQLFAFESSLALGLAPDNPCPTGEVNRVVQGVKIYPYSA, encoded by the coding sequence ATGAACTATCTCAACTATGAGCAAAGTGTGCTCGCCGACCGTGGTGCTGTGCATACCGCCCGTGAAATCAGCCAGCAACCCAGGCTTTGGCGCGAGCTGATGACGGGGCTGATCCAGGACAAATTAGCGTGGAAGGCATGGATGCTGGATGTGCTGTCCACGCCTAATTTACGGATTATCCTGTGCGGCGCGGGTACATCTGCCTTTGCGGGGCGCACTTTAGAGCCATGGTTACGTGCCTCTTTTGGCCTTGCTGCAGAAGCGATTTCGACCACTGATATTGTCAGCCAGCCGCTCGCTTATCTAGATCCATCGCGCCCCACCTTGATGGTGTCTTTTGCCCGCTCAGGTAATAGCCCAGAAAGCGTGGCCGCGGTTAATCTGGCCAATCAGCTTTTGCCTTACTGCCGCCATTTAGTGCTGACGTGTAATCCAGAAGGCGAGCTGGCGAAATACAGCCAGGATAATCCCCTTGCCTATTGCGTGCTGATGCCTGAAGGCGCAAACGATCAAAGCTTTGCCATGACGTCCAGCTTTAGCTGCATGTTTGTGGCCGCGGCCATGATGCTGACGCCGGGCATTTTATTAAGCCGGGCCAAAGAGCAGGTTGAGACCGTGGCGGCCTTTTGCGAATCGCAGCTGGAGAGCTGGGCGTCCCAAGCCAAGATGCTGGCAGGCAAGGGCTTTAAACGTGTGATTTATCTGGGCAGTGGCGAAATGGCGGGGCTGGCAGAAGAAGCCGCCTTAAAAATGCTGGAGCTGAGTGCTGGGAAAATCGCCACGCGTTTTGATTCCACCTTGGGTGTGCGCCATGGCCCCAAATTTATGATCGATAGCCAAAGCTGCGTCGTGATGTTTATGGCCGCGGCGGATTCTTATACCCGCAGCTACGACAATGATCTGCAAGCGGAAGTGATCGCCAATGGCATTGCTCAGCAAGTGGTGGCCCTAGGGCCAAAAAGCAGCGCCGCTTTGCCCCTGATTGAAATAGCCATTGAGGGCGTGGATGAGCTGTATTTATCGCTACCTTATCTGCTATTTGCCCAGCTCTTTGCCTTTGAAAGTTCTTTAGCACTGGGCCTAGCTCCCGATAACCCCTGCCCAACTGGCGAAGTAAACCGCGTGGTGCAAGGCGTAAAAATTTATCCCTATTCGGCTTAA
- a CDS encoding Lar family restriction alleviation protein, with product MLNSRPVPKITTAEGDPQACPKCGSKPEVTKAGSNRCWVQCSKFGKNGNCSAISQQGTTKKEAIALWNKLK from the coding sequence ATGCTTAATTCAAGACCCGTCCCAAAAATCACCACCGCCGAAGGCGATCCTCAAGCTTGCCCAAAGTGCGGCTCCAAGCCTGAAGTCACCAAAGCCGGATCAAACCGCTGCTGGGTGCAATGCTCTAAATTTGGCAAAAACGGCAATTGCAGCGCCATCTCCCAGCAAGGCACCACCAAAAAAGAAGCCATTGCTTTGTGGAATAAGCTGAAATAA
- a CDS encoding PTS system mannose/fructose/sorbose family transporter subunit IID: MMGFNDTEAANAAKAELRMQQALATSHVERDDYIDATPAEPLTKRDINRMAWRSLALQASFNYERMQAGGWLYTILPALRKIHKNPEDLKNSAQMHMEFINVHPFDVTFLSGLVLAMEQSKEKISTIRAVKVALMGPLGGIGDAMFWLTWLPICAGIGAALALEGSLFGPIVFLLLFNSLHFGLRFGLAHYGYRAGLGAISALKANTKKISHAASIVGMTVIGALVASYVRLSTPLEIHAGKAKIALQADVLDKLMPNLLPLLFTFLMFALMKKGYSPVKLIGVTVLFGLAGKLLGFL, translated from the coding sequence ATGATGGGATTTAATGATACTGAAGCCGCAAATGCGGCCAAAGCCGAGCTGCGTATGCAGCAAGCCCTCGCCACCAGCCATGTTGAGCGCGATGACTATATCGATGCCACGCCCGCCGAACCGCTCACTAAGAGAGACATTAACCGCATGGCTTGGCGCTCTTTAGCACTGCAAGCTTCGTTTAACTATGAGCGGATGCAGGCGGGGGGCTGGTTGTATACGATTTTGCCTGCACTGCGCAAAATCCATAAAAACCCAGAAGACTTAAAAAATTCCGCGCAAATGCATATGGAATTTATTAACGTCCACCCCTTTGATGTGACTTTTCTATCTGGCCTTGTGCTGGCAATGGAGCAGAGCAAGGAAAAAATCTCCACCATACGCGCCGTCAAAGTGGCGCTGATGGGGCCTTTGGGCGGGATTGGCGACGCGATGTTCTGGCTGACTTGGCTGCCGATTTGCGCGGGGATTGGTGCTGCGCTGGCGCTGGAAGGCAGCTTGTTTGGGCCGATTGTGTTTCTGCTGCTATTTAATTCACTGCACTTTGGTCTGCGCTTCGGTTTGGCGCATTATGGCTACAGGGCTGGGCTGGGGGCGATTAGCGCTTTAAAAGCCAATACCAAGAAAATATCGCATGCCGCATCGATTGTGGGGATGACGGTGATTGGTGCGCTGGTGGCGTCTTATGTCAGGCTGTCTACGCCGCTGGAAATTCATGCTGGTAAAGCCAAAATTGCGCTACAGGCCGATGTGCTCGATAAGCTGATGCCTAATCTCTTGCCGCTGCTGTTCACTTTTTTGATGTTTGCCTTGATGAAAAAAGGCTATTCACCAGTGAAGCTGATTGGCGTGACGGTGTTGTTTGGTCTGGCTGGAAAATTATTGGGTTTCTTGTAA